A window of Microbispora hainanensis genomic DNA:
AGACCGGCCCGAGATCGTCCACCCGGATGTGGCCGATGTCGCCGGCGCTGCCGGACACCCCGCGGTAGATCTTCCCGTCCACCACGATGCCGCAGCCGATGCCGGTGCCGATCTTGACGAGCAGGAAGTCCTCGACGTGCCGCGCGAGACCGGCGTGCAGCTCTCCGAGCGCCATGATGTTGACGTCGTTGTCGACCACCGTGGGGCAGCCGAGTGCCTGACCGACCGTCTCCCTGACCGGGTAGCGGTCCCAGCCCGGCATGATCGGCGGCACCACCGGAACGCCCTCGGCGAAGCTCACCGGCCCCGGGACGCCGACGCCGGCACCGCTGAGCTCGCTGAACAGCCCGTCCCTGCTCAGCTTGCCGAGCAGTTCGATGGCCCGGTCGAGCACGGCGGCGGGCCCCTCTTTGATGTCGCAGGGCTCGCTCAGGTGACCGAGCACGTTGAGCTCGCCGTCGGTGACCGCCACGTCGATCGAGGTGGCGCCGATGTCGAGCCCGGCGAACCGGATGTCACGGGCCAGCCGTACGCGTCCCGAGCGCCTGCCCCCGCGTGAGGCGGCCAGTCCGTCGGGCTCGGCGAGCCCCAGCTCGATCAGCCGGTCCAGTTCCACGTTGAGCTTCGACCGTGACAGGTCCACCACGTCGCCGAGTTCGGCGCGGGAGCGCCCGCCCTCCCTCAGCAACCGCAGG
This region includes:
- a CDS encoding ROK family transcriptional regulator, with translation MKRTTIRPENVHQAALLRLLREGGRSRAELGDVVDLSRSKLNVELDRLIELGLAEPDGLAASRGGRRSGRVRLARDIRFAGLDIGATSIDVAVTDGELNVLGHLSEPCDIKEGPAAVLDRAIELLGKLSRDGLFSELSGAGVGVPGPVSFAEGVPVVPPIMPGWDRYPVRETVGQALGCPTVVDNDVNIMALGELHAGLARHVEDFLLVKIGTGIGCGIVVDGKIYRGVSGSAGDIGHIRVDDLGPVCSCGNSGCLEAYFGGAALAREAVVVARSGGSPYLAERLAVAGALTAEDVAAAAAQGDADAIGLIRDGGRRVGQVLASLVSFFNPGLVIIAGGVAKLGHVLLAEIRSVVYRRSLPLATGNLPIVLSELGDTAGVVGATRLISDHVYSDHVYSAN